Part of the ANME-2 cluster archaeon genome is shown below.
GTCCTGAACAGCCACCGCAGGTGAAATAGGCCATCATCTGGGCATTCTTGTCATAGTCCTTAAAGTGACTCGTCCGCTTGTTAAATGCCATAAAGCAGGCAACACCGGGGCAGGCTTCTGACACGATATCGCACCTGATGACTGCAATTTTGGTGGGTTTTGTGTCGGTACTTTCTATGGTGTTCACCTCTTTTCTGATAATTGATGAATGAAACATATACATTGTACAATTATGGATTGTCTTTTCTCGATATGTCTCTTGTGTTATCAGGTATGTTTTGTCTGGAACCGATATAAGAGTTTTCTCCATTTATCAACATAACAATGATAAATATCTGGTATTCTGTAGGATTTGAGGTACGTCAACGACCCAGGATTTCGCGATGCTCAATTTCGTGGCATAGGAGAAGGGAAGAAATTGAGACCGCAGGAATAATGCTTTTTTAGTGAGCAGGGAGGAAAAAAGACTGCTGTTCTCCTGGATGAGTAATCGGGATTAACAGGATGTGAAAGTGGTTTACCCCATCCTATAAATTCTGTAA
Proteins encoded:
- a CDS encoding CGGC domain-containing protein encodes the protein MFHSSIIRKEVNTIESTDTKPTKIAVIRCDIVSEACPGVACFMAFNKRTSHFKDYDKNAQMMAYFTCGGCSGRRVYRLVKSLKKFGVDVVHLSSCMQMEDYPECPHIDSIKKTITDAGIKLVEGTHH